A DNA window from Phaeobacter sp. A36a-5a contains the following coding sequences:
- a CDS encoding TRAP transporter small permease: protein MQILRTIDKNAERWLLLVFYVMLVITMAIEVIRRELFAFSSIWGEEIVRYSFIYLAWIGAAAAVKERAHIRIDVLMHYLGPRPKALLYIFGDLVMFIVALVALYWSFETVLVSAKFGSVSHGLRISMVWFLMAVPVGFALMVWRLLQSFLRDWRSLRDGTPVFEGDKLFD from the coding sequence ATGCAGATCCTGCGAACGATCGACAAGAACGCGGAGCGCTGGCTGCTTCTGGTGTTCTACGTGATGCTGGTCATCACCATGGCAATCGAGGTGATCCGGCGCGAGCTGTTTGCCTTCTCCTCGATCTGGGGCGAGGAGATCGTCCGCTATTCCTTCATCTATCTGGCCTGGATCGGTGCCGCCGCCGCGGTCAAGGAACGTGCGCATATCCGCATTGATGTGCTGATGCACTACCTCGGCCCACGGCCCAAGGCGCTGCTCTATATCTTTGGCGATCTGGTGATGTTCATCGTGGCGCTGGTGGCGCTCTACTGGTCATTCGAGACGGTTCTGGTCTCCGCCAAATTCGGATCGGTCAGCCACGGGCTGCGGATTTCGATGGTCTGGTTCCTGATGGCGGTGCCTGTGGGCTTTGCGCTGATGGTCTGGCGGCTCTTGCAATCCTTCCTGCGCGACTGGCGCAGCCTTCGCGACGGCACCCCCGTCTTCGAAGGCGACAAGCTGTTTGATTGA
- a CDS encoding M24 family metallopeptidase: MVKPNTPFEQSEYQQRLAKTRAAMAAAGLDALFVTDPSNQAWLTGYDGWSFYVHQGVIVTHDDDPIWWGRHMDMMGARRTCWMAQDRLLGYGDHYVQSIDRHPMQDLAERLRAQGLEGARIGVEMENYYYSAKAHAVLAAELPQADLQDATGVVNWQRLIKTEAELTFMRKAARITDRVIQTAIDRAEPGVRKNDLVADIIYAGITGVGDDWGDYPAIVPLTPSGLDATAAHLTWDGTPMRAGEATFFELSGCYRRYHAPLSRTVFLGTPPAEMLRTEAAQIEGIAAGIEAARAGNRTCDIADAFMAVMARHGIERSGRMGYPVGLSYPPDWGERTASIRSEDTTVLQPGMVFHFMPALWMDSWGLETTETLLIRDTGAAEPLCTVERKLFIKG; the protein is encoded by the coding sequence ATGGTCAAGCCAAATACCCCGTTTGAGCAATCCGAATACCAGCAGCGGCTGGCCAAGACCCGGGCCGCCATGGCTGCCGCCGGTCTGGATGCGCTCTTTGTCACCGATCCCTCCAATCAGGCCTGGCTCACCGGCTATGACGGCTGGTCCTTCTATGTCCATCAGGGGGTGATCGTCACCCATGACGATGACCCGATCTGGTGGGGGCGGCATATGGACATGATGGGGGCCCGCCGCACCTGCTGGATGGCTCAGGACAGGCTTCTCGGCTACGGCGATCACTATGTTCAATCAATCGACCGCCATCCGATGCAGGATCTGGCCGAGCGGCTGCGCGCGCAGGGGCTTGAGGGCGCCCGCATCGGTGTCGAGATGGAGAATTACTACTATTCAGCCAAGGCACATGCGGTACTGGCGGCAGAGCTGCCTCAGGCCGACCTTCAGGACGCAACCGGAGTGGTCAACTGGCAACGGCTGATCAAAACCGAGGCTGAGCTGACCTTCATGCGCAAGGCCGCGCGGATCACCGATCGGGTGATCCAGACCGCCATCGACCGCGCCGAACCCGGGGTGCGCAAAAATGATCTGGTCGCGGATATTATTTATGCGGGCATCACCGGCGTGGGCGACGACTGGGGGGATTATCCCGCCATCGTGCCGCTGACCCCTTCGGGGCTGGATGCCACCGCGGCGCATCTGACATGGGACGGCACCCCGATGCGCGCGGGCGAGGCAACGTTCTTTGAACTCTCCGGCTGCTATCGCCGCTATCATGCGCCACTGTCGCGCACGGTCTTCCTCGGCACTCCTCCGGCGGAGATGCTGCGAACCGAGGCTGCCCAGATCGAAGGCATCGCCGCCGGTATCGAGGCGGCGCGCGCAGGCAATCGCACCTGCGACATTGCCGATGCCTTTATGGCGGTGATGGCCAGACACGGCATCGAACGTTCTGGCCGCATGGGCTACCCGGTTGGCCTGTCCTACCCGCCGGACTGGGGCGAACGAACGGCGTCGATCCGCAGCGAAGACACCACCGTGCTGCAACCGGGCATGGTGTTCCACTTTATGCCGGCGCTTTGGATGGACAGCTGGGGGCTTGAGACCACCGAAACCCTGCTGATCCGCGACACCGGCGCCGCCGAACCGCTCTGCACAGTGGAGCGGAAACTGTTCATAAAAGGATGA
- a CDS encoding TRAP transporter substrate-binding protein encodes MTNGKDGLKSAERRNFLKLASTGSFTAAMVAGAGGVLWSTEAVAQTAKEEKEREGAAEHIMTVATAYVLGASRSYPIMQLDLKENIQNATNGKVYVKLAPGGQLGAGGALVQKVQGGTIQAAQHSLSNFAPFASTVDLINMPYLCGSNQRFTNLVTSDFWNSEVHPKVEAAGFKALFYVNIDPRVVAVRKGGNAVMSPGDMAGVKFRVPGSKMLQQYYRMVGANPTPVAWGETPSAIKQGVADALDPSVGALYVFGFKDILSHVTFTQAVPDSQVYSCNLEWFNSLSADVQEGVMWGSEMTAHQNLSKVPSARAYAMAELTKAGVEFHSLSDDQLGEWQEAGGYQRSEWDSFKTELAGSMDNFAKLEEAAGTQGKYFVHDA; translated from the coding sequence ATGACCAATGGCAAGGATGGCCTCAAATCTGCGGAGCGCCGCAATTTTCTGAAACTGGCCTCGACCGGTTCTTTTACTGCGGCGATGGTCGCAGGGGCTGGCGGTGTGCTCTGGTCCACTGAGGCGGTTGCGCAAACCGCCAAGGAGGAAAAGGAACGTGAGGGTGCTGCCGAGCATATCATGACCGTGGCAACCGCCTATGTGCTGGGCGCTTCGCGCAGCTATCCGATCATGCAGCTGGATCTGAAGGAAAACATCCAGAACGCCACCAACGGCAAGGTCTACGTGAAGCTAGCCCCCGGTGGCCAGCTCGGCGCGGGCGGCGCATTGGTGCAGAAGGTACAGGGCGGCACCATCCAGGCAGCGCAGCATTCGCTGTCAAATTTCGCGCCCTTTGCCTCTACCGTAGACCTGATCAACATGCCCTATCTCTGCGGTTCCAACCAGCGGTTCACCAATCTGGTGACCTCAGATTTCTGGAACTCGGAGGTGCATCCGAAAGTGGAGGCCGCAGGGTTCAAGGCGCTGTTCTATGTGAACATCGACCCCCGTGTGGTGGCGGTGCGCAAGGGTGGCAACGCGGTAATGTCACCCGGTGACATGGCCGGGGTGAAATTCCGGGTGCCAGGCTCGAAGATGCTTCAGCAGTATTACCGCATGGTCGGCGCCAATCCGACGCCGGTGGCCTGGGGCGAGACGCCATCGGCCATCAAACAGGGTGTGGCGGATGCGCTCGATCCATCGGTCGGGGCGCTCTATGTCTTTGGCTTCAAGGATATTCTCAGCCATGTGACCTTTACCCAGGCGGTGCCGGACAGCCAAGTTTATTCCTGTAATCTGGAATGGTTCAATTCACTGTCCGCCGATGTGCAGGAGGGCGTGATGTGGGGGTCTGAAATGACCGCGCATCAGAACCTGTCCAAAGTGCCCTCCGCCCGCGCCTATGCGATGGCGGAACTGACCAAGGCAGGCGTTGAATTCCATAGCCTCAGCGACGATCAGCTGGGCGAATGGCAAGAGGCCGGCGGCTATCAGCGCAGCGAATGGGATTCCTTCAAGACCGAGCTGGCAGGCTCAATGGACAATTTCGCCAAGCTGGAGGAGGCCGCAGGCACCCAGGGCAAATACTTCGTCCACGACGCCTGA
- the hisD gene encoding histidinol dehydrogenase, which yields MTREYLKKAALTPKSDASETHKIVQGILDDIEAGGDAKALEYAAKFDKYEGNVLLTAEEIEAACAQVPEKLKADIRFSHDNVRRFAELQKSTMQNVETEISPGFVTGQKVIPVDAAGCYVPGGRYSHIASAIMTVTTAKVAGCKHITACSPPRPGVGVAPAIVYAAYICGADKIMAMGGVQGVAAMTFGLFGLPKANILVGPGNQFVAEAKRILFGRVGIDMIAGPTDSLILADRTADAHIVATDLVSQAEHGYNSPVWLVTDDRALAEDVMRLVPGLIDDLPEVNRENAAAAWRDYAEVILCKDREDMAACSDEYAPEHLTVQAEDLDWWLEQLTCYGSLFLGEETTVSYGDKAAGTNHVLPTSRAASYTGGLSVHKYMKIVTWQRATREGSKPVAEATARIARLEGMEGHARAADVRLAKYFPDETFDLTANG from the coding sequence ATGACCCGTGAATACCTGAAAAAGGCGGCCCTGACCCCCAAGTCGGACGCGTCCGAGACCCATAAGATCGTGCAAGGCATCCTGGACGACATTGAGGCCGGCGGCGATGCCAAGGCGCTGGAGTATGCCGCGAAGTTCGACAAATACGAGGGTAACGTCCTGCTGACGGCAGAGGAGATCGAAGCCGCCTGCGCGCAGGTACCGGAGAAGCTCAAGGCCGACATCCGGTTTTCCCACGACAACGTGCGCCGCTTTGCCGAGCTGCAGAAAAGCACGATGCAGAACGTGGAGACCGAAATCTCCCCCGGCTTCGTCACCGGGCAAAAGGTGATCCCGGTGGATGCGGCGGGCTGCTATGTGCCGGGCGGGCGCTACAGCCATATCGCCAGCGCCATCATGACCGTGACCACCGCCAAGGTGGCGGGCTGCAAGCACATCACCGCCTGCTCGCCGCCGCGCCCGGGCGTCGGCGTGGCCCCCGCCATCGTCTATGCCGCCTATATCTGCGGCGCCGACAAGATCATGGCGATGGGCGGCGTGCAGGGGGTTGCGGCGATGACCTTTGGCCTCTTTGGCCTGCCCAAGGCGAATATCCTGGTCGGTCCCGGCAACCAGTTCGTCGCGGAGGCCAAGCGCATCCTGTTCGGCCGCGTCGGCATCGACATGATCGCAGGCCCCACCGACAGCCTGATCCTGGCCGACCGCACCGCCGACGCCCATATCGTCGCCACCGATCTGGTGAGTCAGGCCGAGCATGGCTACAACTCTCCGGTCTGGCTGGTGACCGACGATCGCGCCCTGGCCGAGGACGTCATGCGGCTGGTGCCGGGGCTGATCGACGACCTGCCGGAGGTGAACCGCGAGAACGCCGCCGCCGCCTGGCGCGACTATGCCGAGGTGATCCTGTGCAAAGACCGCGAGGATATGGCGGCCTGCTCCGACGAATACGCGCCCGAGCATCTGACCGTGCAGGCAGAGGATCTGGACTGGTGGCTGGAGCAGCTGACCTGCTACGGCTCGCTGTTTCTGGGCGAGGAGACCACGGTCTCTTACGGGGACAAGGCGGCGGGCACCAACCACGTGCTGCCGACCTCGCGCGCGGCCAGCTATACCGGCGGCCTCAGCGTTCACAAATACATGAAGATCGTCACCTGGCAGCGCGCCACCCGCGAAGGCTCGAAACCGGTGGCGGAGGCCACAGCGCGCATTGCCCGGCTGGAAGGGATGGAAGGCCACGCCCGCGCTGCTGATGTGCGGCTGGCCAAGTATTTCCCGGACGAAACCTTTGACCTGACCGCCAATGGCTGA
- a CDS encoding alcohol dehydrogenase catalytic domain-containing protein encodes MKALVYEGVETLAVRDMPMAAGQPGEHLIRIHASGICGSDMHAYLGHDSRRPAPLILGHEAAGVIEDGADAGRRVTINPLVTCGSCAACASGRENLCASRQIISMPPREGAFAQFVAMPERNLVTVPDAVPLAKAALAEPLAVSWHAARLALEALHPDTERRALVIGGGAIGLAAALALSAMGVEDVTIQEPNEARRAFLTDRCGQQAVAEFQGMVPLVVDAVGYAATRAAASATAAPGGVIAHVGLGEDTGGLDIRRMTLQEITFIGTYTYTAQDFRDTAQAIFDGRLGPLDWSELRPLSEGAAAFRDLRSGAVAAPKIILDPWA; translated from the coding sequence ATGAAAGCCTTGGTTTATGAAGGGGTTGAGACGCTTGCCGTCCGCGATATGCCGATGGCCGCGGGCCAGCCGGGCGAGCATCTGATCCGCATCCATGCCTCCGGCATCTGCGGGTCGGACATGCACGCCTATCTAGGCCACGACAGCCGCCGGCCCGCACCGCTGATCCTCGGGCACGAAGCCGCCGGGGTGATCGAGGACGGGGCGGATGCGGGCAGACGGGTGACAATCAACCCGCTGGTGACCTGCGGCAGTTGTGCGGCCTGCGCATCGGGGCGCGAAAACCTCTGCGCCAGCCGCCAGATCATCTCCATGCCCCCGCGCGAGGGCGCCTTTGCCCAGTTCGTGGCGATGCCGGAACGCAATCTGGTGACCGTGCCGGACGCGGTCCCGCTCGCAAAGGCCGCGCTGGCGGAGCCGCTGGCAGTGAGCTGGCACGCCGCCCGGCTGGCGCTGGAGGCGCTGCACCCGGACACCGAACGCCGCGCGCTGGTGATCGGCGGCGGTGCCATCGGGCTGGCGGCGGCGCTGGCGCTCAGCGCGATGGGGGTGGAGGACGTCACGATCCAGGAACCAAACGAAGCGCGACGTGCCTTTCTGACAGATCGCTGCGGCCAACAGGCGGTGGCGGAGTTTCAGGGCATGGTGCCGCTGGTGGTGGACGCGGTGGGCTATGCCGCCACCCGCGCCGCCGCCTCTGCCACTGCCGCGCCCGGCGGGGTGATAGCCCATGTCGGCCTCGGCGAAGACACCGGCGGCTTGGATATCCGCCGCATGACCCTGCAGGAAATCACCTTCATCGGCACCTACACCTATACCGCGCAAGACTTCCGCGACACCGCGCAGGCGATCTTTGACGGCCGCCTCGGGCCGCTGGACTGGTCTGAGCTGCGTCCGCTGTCAGAGGGCGCCGCCGCCTTCCGCGACCTGCGCAGCGGCGCGGTGGCGGCGCCCAAGATCATCCTCGACCCCTGGGCCTGA
- a CDS encoding aspartate aminotransferase family protein: MLHNDQLDQWDRDSFFHPSTHLAEFARGNLPQRVVIGGSGCHIEDRGGNRMLDAFAGLYCVNVGYGRPEIAEAIATQARDLAYYHSYVGHGTEASITLAKMIMDRAPNHMSKVYFGLSGSDANETNIKLIWYYNNILGRPEKKKIVSRWRGYHGSGLMTGSLTGLELFHNKFDLPLAQVVHTEAPYYFRRADRSQSEADFVAHCVAELEALIEREGADTIAAFIGEPVLGTGGIVPPPAGYWPAIQAVLERHDILLVADEVVTGFGRLGTMFGSDHYGMRPDLITIAKGLTSAYAPLSGSIVSDKMWQVLERGTDENGPIGHGWTYSAHPIGAAAGVANLNLIDQLGLVENAGAIGAYLNDEMRKALGDHPNVGDVRGEGMLCAVEFVADRDDLRFFDASDKIGPQIAAKLLEQDSVIARAMPQGDILGFAPPFCLTRQEADQVVAATHRAVTAVLG, encoded by the coding sequence ATGCTGCACAACGATCAACTGGACCAATGGGACCGCGACAGTTTTTTCCACCCTTCCACGCATCTTGCCGAATTTGCCCGTGGAAACCTGCCGCAGCGGGTGGTGATCGGCGGCAGTGGCTGCCATATTGAGGATCGCGGCGGCAATCGGATGCTGGACGCCTTTGCCGGGCTTTACTGCGTCAACGTCGGTTATGGTCGCCCTGAGATTGCCGAGGCCATCGCCACCCAGGCCCGCGATCTGGCCTATTACCACTCCTATGTCGGCCATGGCACCGAGGCCTCGATCACCCTCGCCAAGATGATCATGGACCGGGCGCCCAATCACATGTCGAAAGTCTATTTCGGCCTTTCCGGGTCCGACGCGAATGAAACCAACATCAAGCTGATCTGGTATTACAACAACATCCTCGGCCGCCCGGAAAAGAAAAAGATCGTCTCCCGCTGGCGGGGCTATCACGGATCCGGGCTGATGACGGGGTCGCTGACCGGGTTGGAGCTGTTTCACAACAAATTCGATCTGCCGCTGGCGCAGGTGGTGCATACCGAGGCGCCATATTACTTCCGCCGTGCGGATCGCAGCCAGAGCGAGGCCGATTTTGTCGCCCATTGCGTAGCTGAGCTTGAGGCGCTGATCGAGCGGGAGGGGGCCGACACCATCGCGGCCTTTATCGGTGAGCCGGTGCTGGGCACCGGGGGCATCGTGCCGCCGCCTGCCGGGTACTGGCCCGCCATTCAGGCGGTACTGGAGCGCCACGATATCCTGTTGGTCGCGGATGAGGTGGTGACCGGTTTTGGCCGGTTGGGCACGATGTTCGGCTCTGATCACTACGGCATGCGACCCGATCTTATCACCATCGCCAAGGGGTTGACCTCAGCCTATGCGCCGCTGTCGGGCTCTATCGTGTCAGACAAGATGTGGCAGGTTCTGGAGCGCGGCACAGATGAGAACGGCCCGATTGGTCATGGCTGGACGTATTCGGCGCATCCCATCGGCGCCGCCGCTGGCGTGGCCAACCTCAATCTGATCGACCAGCTCGGACTTGTCGAAAACGCCGGTGCCATCGGCGCCTACCTCAATGATGAGATGCGCAAGGCGCTGGGAGACCATCCCAATGTGGGCGACGTGCGCGGCGAGGGGATGCTCTGCGCGGTGGAATTCGTGGCCGACCGCGATGATCTCCGTTTCTTCGACGCCAGTGACAAGATCGGACCGCAGATCGCGGCCAAACTGTTAGAGCAGGACAGCGTGATTGCGCGGGCGATGCCGCAGGGGGATATCCTCGGCTTTGCGCCGCCGTTCTGCCTGACCCGGCAGGAGGCAGATCAGGTGGTCGCGGCAACGCACCGGGCCGTCACTGCGGTTCTGGGCTGA
- a CDS encoding SDR family NAD(P)-dependent oxidoreductase, translated as MADPRALFDLTGRTACITGASSGLGRRAAIALAAAGAQVVAVARRAEALASLCAEIGPSAAYAVADVADRSAMEALRDTVTDPFGAPDILIHAAGVNTRQPADEVTTEGWDRTLALNLSAPFFLSQTFVPAMKDRGWGRIVNFASLQTTRAFPGGIAYGASKGGIGQLTRAMAEAWSPHGITANAIGPGFFPTELTQAVFEDDARAARNAAQTCIGRNGRLDDLDGPLLFLCSEASAYVTGQILMVDGGFTAK; from the coding sequence ATGGCTGACCCGCGCGCCCTGTTCGATCTGACGGGCCGGACCGCCTGCATCACCGGCGCCAGCTCCGGGCTGGGGCGGCGCGCGGCCATCGCGCTGGCCGCCGCCGGAGCGCAGGTGGTGGCGGTGGCGCGCCGGGCGGAGGCGCTGGCAAGCCTTTGTGCAGAGATCGGACCAAGCGCGGCTTACGCGGTCGCGGATGTGGCGGACCGCAGCGCAATGGAGGCGCTGCGGGACACCGTCACCGACCCTTTTGGCGCGCCGGACATCCTGATCCACGCGGCCGGCGTCAACACGCGGCAGCCTGCGGATGAGGTGACCACGGAAGGCTGGGACCGCACCCTGGCGCTGAACCTCTCGGCGCCCTTCTTCCTTAGCCAAACGTTTGTGCCTGCGATGAAGGACCGGGGCTGGGGGCGGATCGTCAATTTCGCCTCGCTCCAGACAACCCGCGCCTTTCCCGGCGGCATCGCCTATGGCGCCAGCAAGGGCGGGATCGGCCAGCTGACCCGCGCCATGGCAGAGGCCTGGTCGCCCCATGGCATCACCGCCAACGCGATCGGCCCGGGCTTCTTCCCGACGGAGCTGACCCAGGCGGTGTTCGAGGATGACGCCCGCGCCGCCCGCAACGCCGCGCAGACCTGCATCGGCCGCAACGGGCGGCTGGACGATCTCGACGGGCCGCTCTTGTTCCTGTGCTCGGAGGCTTCGGCCTATGTCACCGGGCAAATCCTGATGGTTGACGGGGGGTTCACCGCGAAATGA
- a CDS encoding TRAP transporter large permease, which yields MLWNSLNQTVELGWDFYLPVIMFVALIALAVPVWAAIGAAAITMLVMSGDLPLSAIGESLFTGIDAFALTAVPLFILTGDVLVRTGLSKKFLDVAEALTCWTRGGFGSATVLVCGMFAAISGSDAAGAAAVGRMTINRLVESGYPRPYACALVAAGACTGILIPPSIAYIIIGLVLGISASTLFLAALIPGIAILVSILVTNIIMNRLYTYETGGNMGFGEWLGNLGQSLKSGWYAFIVPGIIFYGIFSGRLTPTEAGATAVVVTILMGFVLGTLKLADFPAMLVSSAKVNGVILPIIAFSAPLAEALAIMGVPQGFVTAVTGLTDDPSVLILLMICILIAAGCVMETTPNIVILAPILKPLADNIGMNEIQFCIMMITALGVGFITPPLGLNLFVVSGITGESILKIAARAIPFVLTMLIVVLLIAYIPAISTTLLPDIYK from the coding sequence ATGCTGTGGAATTCACTCAATCAAACGGTCGAACTGGGATGGGACTTCTACCTGCCGGTGATCATGTTCGTGGCGCTGATTGCGCTGGCGGTACCGGTCTGGGCCGCCATCGGCGCGGCGGCGATCACCATGCTGGTGATGTCGGGCGACCTGCCGCTGAGCGCCATCGGCGAAAGCCTGTTCACCGGCATTGATGCCTTTGCGCTGACCGCGGTGCCTTTGTTCATCCTGACCGGCGACGTGCTGGTGCGCACCGGCCTCAGCAAGAAATTTCTGGATGTGGCAGAGGCGCTGACCTGCTGGACGCGGGGCGGCTTTGGTTCTGCCACGGTGTTGGTCTGCGGCATGTTCGCGGCGATCTCCGGCTCTGACGCTGCCGGTGCTGCCGCCGTTGGACGGATGACCATCAACCGGCTGGTCGAAAGCGGCTACCCCCGCCCCTATGCCTGCGCGCTGGTGGCTGCGGGCGCCTGTACCGGCATCCTGATCCCGCCCTCCATCGCCTATATCATCATCGGTCTGGTGCTGGGCATTTCCGCCTCGACCCTATTCTTGGCGGCGCTGATCCCGGGGATTGCCATTCTGGTGTCGATCCTGGTCACCAATATCATCATGAACCGGCTTTACACTTATGAGACCGGCGGCAACATGGGGTTCGGTGAATGGCTGGGCAATCTGGGCCAGTCGCTGAAATCCGGCTGGTATGCCTTCATCGTGCCGGGGATCATCTTCTATGGCATCTTCTCAGGCCGCCTGACCCCGACAGAGGCCGGCGCCACGGCAGTGGTCGTCACCATCCTGATGGGCTTTGTCCTCGGCACCCTGAAACTGGCGGATTTCCCCGCGATGCTGGTCAGCTCAGCCAAGGTGAACGGGGTGATCCTGCCGATCATCGCCTTCTCCGCGCCGCTGGCAGAGGCGCTGGCGATCATGGGTGTGCCGCAGGGGTTTGTGACGGCTGTGACCGGGCTGACCGATGACCCCTCTGTGCTGATCCTGCTGATGATCTGCATCCTGATTGCGGCCGGCTGCGTGATGGAAACGACGCCCAACATCGTGATCCTGGCGCCGATCCTGAAGCCGCTCGCCGACAACATCGGCATGAACGAAATCCAGTTCTGCATCATGATGATCACCGCGCTGGGGGTCGGCTTTATCACCCCGCCCCTGGGCCTGAACCTCTTTGTCGTCTCCGGCATCACCGGCGAGTCCATCCTCAAGATCGCCGCCCGTGCCATCCCCTTTGTGCTGACCATGCTGATCGTGGTGCTGCTGATCGCCTATATCCCCGCGATTTCGACCACGCTGCTTCCTGATATTTACAAGTAG
- a CDS encoding LacI family DNA-binding transcriptional regulator, giving the protein MGKIPSAPTLNDVAKAAGVSTATVSRCLNSPDRVIKATRDRVMEAVESLGYTPNFAARVMAAKRSFTIGAIIPTMDNAIFARGLQAFQDQLREDGYTLLVSSSAYSPDVEEEQIRALVARGADGLLLIGHERDEKIYQYLAKHQVPVLVAWSYAPDLPQISVGFSNTGAMYELAQAVLTAGHRRIAMISGIRQGNDRAQNRVSGVRDALQAQGCDPQALTLIETPYEIEKGARAFAELMARDPRPTVIMCGNDVLAAGALGEAHRLGIAVPQDVSITGFDDIELAEIVSPPLTTVHVPHREMGRKAAQQLIAMVEGRSDGQSICINTAVVRRNSLAPPPAG; this is encoded by the coding sequence ATGGGAAAAATCCCCTCAGCTCCAACACTTAACGATGTTGCCAAGGCGGCGGGCGTTTCCACCGCGACGGTGTCGCGCTGCCTGAATTCACCTGATCGGGTGATCAAGGCAACCCGCGACCGGGTGATGGAAGCGGTCGAATCGCTGGGGTACACGCCAAATTTCGCCGCGCGGGTGATGGCTGCCAAACGCAGCTTCACCATCGGGGCGATCATTCCCACCATGGACAACGCGATCTTTGCCCGCGGCCTGCAGGCCTTTCAGGACCAGCTGCGCGAGGATGGCTATACGCTTCTCGTCTCCAGCTCCGCCTACAGCCCAGACGTGGAGGAGGAGCAGATCCGGGCTTTGGTTGCGCGCGGGGCCGACGGTCTGCTGCTGATTGGCCATGAACGGGACGAGAAGATCTACCAGTATCTTGCGAAACATCAGGTGCCGGTTCTGGTGGCCTGGTCATATGCGCCCGACCTGCCTCAGATCTCCGTCGGCTTCAGCAATACCGGGGCCATGTATGAGCTGGCGCAGGCGGTGCTAACGGCGGGTCACCGTCGCATCGCCATGATCTCGGGTATCCGGCAAGGCAATGACCGGGCACAGAACCGCGTCAGCGGGGTCCGCGATGCCCTCCAGGCGCAGGGCTGCGATCCGCAGGCGCTGACATTGATCGAAACCCCCTACGAAATTGAAAAAGGCGCCAGGGCATTTGCTGAGTTGATGGCCCGTGATCCTCGTCCGACCGTGATCATGTGTGGCAATGACGTCCTTGCAGCCGGTGCGCTGGGCGAGGCGCATCGCCTTGGCATCGCGGTGCCGCAGGATGTCTCGATAACCGGCTTTGATGATATTGAACTGGCGGAGATCGTCAGCCCACCGCTGACGACGGTGCATGTTCCGCACCGTGAAATGGGGCGCAAGGCGGCTCAACAGCTGATCGCCATGGTTGAAGGCCGCTCCGACGGTCAGTCGATCTGCATCAACACAGCTGTTGTCAGACGGAACTCCCTGGCGCCGCCGCCTGCCGGATAG